The DNA segment GGCATCGGCGCTACGCAAACAGGCGCCGAGGTTATGCGGATCGGTCACGCCATCAAGGATCAGCAGGAACGGTTGATCCAGCGAAGCAATCAGATCCGGCAGATCGTTTTCCTGATACTGACGCCCCGGCTTCACGCGGGCGATAATGCCCTGATGTACGGCCCCTTCGCTTTTCTCATCCAGAAACTGACGGTTCGCCAGTTGGATGACCACACCCTGCGCTTCAAGGGCATGGATCAGCGGCAGCAGGCGTTTATCTTCACGGCCTTTGAGAATAAAGACATCCTGAAAACGTTCAGGAGCACGCTCCAGCAGGGCCTGCACCGCATGGATGCCATAAATCATTTCACTCATTGAACTTACTCGTTTTGGGCGGTGTGCGCCGGGTTAAATTAGCCGTGAGAAAACTCACATGCCCCCATTATAACCGACCCGGCGTTCAAATCGACCCTGTCAGCCTTAACCGCCGGCTGGCAGCGTCATTTAAACCGCTTATTAACGTAAGTGCCGTCTCGCCTCCTGACGAACCCGATGCAGGACGTGATGCTTGATCTCGCTATACAAGGGGTGTTCAGCAAGGGTTTCAATATCCCGTTCCCGCCCAAACGGCAGACTAATCTCGTCGACGATTTTTCCCGGTTTTGCCGACATGATCAGAATGCGGTCTGCCAGAAAGAGCGCCTCCTCCACGTCGTGGGTGACGAACAGTAATGTGGTGCCCGTGGACAGCCAGGCCTCACGCAATAACTCTTGCATCATCAGTCGGGTTTGCGCATCCAGCGCACCAAATGGTTCATCAAGCAGTAGCACTTCCGGGCCGGGAAGCCATGCACGGGCCAGCGCCACGCGTTGTTTCATACCACCAGAAAGCTGCCAGGGCGCATGATGTTCAAAGCCCTTCAGCCCTACGCGTTCCAGCCATAACTGCGCCTGGGCGTTGGTTTCGTCTTTGCGATGTTTGCCCAAACGGGGGCCAAAAGTGACGTTTTCCAGCACCGATAGCCACGGGAAAAGATTGGGCTGCTGGAAGATCATTCCGCGATCCGGACCTGGTTGTTTTACCGTTTTCCCTCCCGCAACCACCCGTCCCCGATCCGGTTGATTAAATCCAGCGACCAGGTTCAGGATGGTGGATTTCCCACAACCAGAGGGTCCAAGGAGTACCACAAACTCACCGCGGTTTAACGACAGGTTAATGTCTTCCAGCACCGTAAACGGCTGCGGTTTTGCCGCAAAGGAGAGCGAGACATTTTCCAGGGTAATCGCACTCATTATTCTTTCCCCGCCCAGGGCACAGTCAGACGCTGTAACCCCAGCAACAACAAATCCAGCAAGTATCCAATACCGCCCAGAAGTAAAATTCCCAGCATGACGATATCAGTGCGCAAATAAGAGCTGGCGTTGATCACCATCCAGCCCAGACCAGAACTGGCCGCAACCATCTCTGCGGCAATCAGTGACGTCCAGCCAATACCAATGGAGAGTCTGACCGTCGTGAAGAGATCCGGTAACGCATCGGGCAATACCACACGCATAAAGATCTGCTTGCGTGAAGCGCCGAGCGTTTGTGCCACGCGAATCCGTGAACGCCCAATGCGATCAACAGCAGCCGAAGCGCCGACCACCACGCTCAAAAACGTGGCAATAAAGATCAGGAAAAACTTCGATGCCTCGCCGATTCCCAGCCAGACCACTGCCAACGGGATCAACGCAATTTTTGGCAAAGGACGCAGAAACTGAACAAAAGGATTGAGCACCGCAGCCAGTCCGTCCGATAGCCCCATCAACAGACCCAGAGGAATACCGATAGCAATCGCCACTGCAAACGCGCTTAGCGCACGCGCCAGGCTAATCACAATATGTTCCCACAGCGGTACCTGACGGTAACCATCCGCCATCAGTTCTTCCGTAGTCAGACCAATATCGGTGAGAGATGGTAACAGCAGCGGGTCGACCCACTGCCGTGTCGCCGCTAGCTGCCAGACGATAAAGAAAACCACCACCGACAACACACTGATGGCAATATGCTGACTTAATCTCATTGCGCCGCCGCTTCGCGAATGTAACGAGAATCAATCGCCGTATCCCAGTTAGCAGGAATATCACGCTTACGGATCTCACCAATACCGGCAAGGAAATGGGAGGTTTTGCTCAACGCTTTGCCAATACCGCTGTCAGTAGTTTGAGTCCCGTTTCCCAACCAGTCAGCGGTTCCTTGCTGGGCAAGCGTGGGATATTCCAGTCCACCCAGGGTATTTGCAGCCGTGGTGACTGGCGCACCGACCTCTTTGGCGACAATCCCTGCAGCACGTTCTGGATCGTTTTTGAACTCATCCACTTTCTGCTGATGCACACGCAGGAAAGCGGTCACCGCTTCAGGGTACTGCTCAGCAAAGGCTTTACGCACCACATAGTTGTTGTAGATCAGATAGCCATCTTTTTGCAGATCTTTGGTCGCAAAAACCTGATGCCCGCCCGAAGCCTCCAGTTCCTGAGCAAACGGCGCCCAGACATAACCAGCATCAATATCACCACGCTTCCAGGCCGCCACCATCTCAGCAGGACGCAGTGGCAGCAGCGTGATTTTGCTACGATCCAGCTTGTTCACACTGATCGCGGCTTCAAGGGCATACTGCGCCGTCGAATTTGGCGGATAGCCAACGCGTTTACCCTCGATATCCTTGATGTTGACTATGCCGTCTTTTCCAATCAGACGCTCATAGCTGGCTATCACCCCTGAAACACCAATAATCTCGACCGGTAATTTACGTACAATACCTGCCGTCGCCGGACTGGAGCCAAAATTGGCAATATCAATCGCATTGCTGGCGAAATAATTTAGCGCATCAGCGCCTGAAGCAAATTGCACCCATTTCACTTTCGTGTTTAAGGCTTTATCCAGAGAACCATCCGCTTTTGCCAACATTAATACCTGAGAGCCACCGCTATATGCTACGCGGACTTCAGTTGGCGTATCAGCAACACTCATATTCGCCCACAAACTACCCACAGCCATTAATAATAAGAGACTTCTTTTCATTTTATTTATCCTTTGAGGAATCCGAATATTGAGTCCGACACCGTAGCGGACTGCACATATATTTAAGACGTTAGTTCATTTGCCATAACTGCGAACATCGCTCTGCCAATGCCTGAGCCGGGTCATATGTCAGATGATGAAATGGCGTATTGATCGCCTCCAGTGCGACAGGCACCTCTGTACACGCCAGCACCAGCTTTTGCGCCCCGCGTTCAAACAGTGCATTAGCCTGTCGCGCTAACAACTCTCCCCCTTCAACCAGCGCGCCGCGTTTGACGGCATAACAACCTGGTACGAACCACTGTGTCAGTTCCTCTGCTGTTGGCTCCAGCACCTCAATGCCCTGCGCAGCCAGCCTCTGTTGATACCAGCCGGCATCCAGCGTGCCTTTTGTCGCGATAATGCCCACTCGCGAAGGTTTGTCATCAGACTGAGTCAAGGCATCCAGCGTGGCGTCAACGATATGCAAAATGGGTGCATGACTCACTTCGCTGAGCGCGTTATACCAGTGGTGTGCCGTATTACAAGGGATTGCAATATGGCTTGCTCCCGCCTGATTCAGCGTCCTGATACCGTGTAGCAGTTGTGGAAGGGGTGATGGCCCCGTTCCTGCCAGCGCTTGCTGGCGATCCGCGATTTGCGGCACATTCCAGACGACCATGGGGATCTGCTGCTGATCGCTTTGCGCAGGCGTGGCATCCAGCAGACGACGTTGAAAGTCCAGCGTCGCCAGGGGACCCATTCCCCCCAACACGCCAAGCAAGAAAGGTTTAGCCATGCTCCAGCACCTGCCGGTAACCAAACAGCCCCGCCGATCCCCCGGTATGGATAAAGACAATGTTCTCATCCCGACGGAAGTGACCTTTACGAATAAGGTCAATCAACCCAGCCATCCCTTTTGCGGAGTAAACGGGATCAAGCAAGATACCTTCATGACGAGCCAGCAACGTCAGCGCCTCCAGTGTCCCTTCTGTCGGCAAACCGTACCCATCGCCAACATAATCACTATTCGCCACTACCGCGTGACGCGACAACTCTCCCGGTACGCCAAGCCGTTCCAGCGTGCGGGAAGCCAGCGTCCACACGTTCTCTTCCTGTTTTGCTTTAGGCGCCCGCACGCTGATACCCAACACGGGAATATGGCTGTGGGTTGCCGTAAAGCCCGCCACTAATCCCGCCTGAGTACCGGTACTGCCCGTGGCATGAACGACGTGATCAATGCGCAGCCGGCGCTCGGATGACTGATACAGCAACTCTTCTACACAGGCGACATAGCCCAGCGCCCCCGTCGGGTTCGACCCGCCCCCCGGAATGACATACGGGTTGTACCCTTGCTCACGCAACGTTGCGGCATACTCTTCCATTGCCTGCTGCATATCCGTTCCACCGGGCAGGTGAGCAACGATCTCCCCTCCCAGCAAGTTATCGAGTAACACATTGCCCGAGCGCTGATAATCTTCACCAAAATCCGTCACCCGTTTTTCCAACAGCGCTTTCGCTTTTAACCCAAGCCTTGCAGCACCTGCGATTGTCTGACGGACATGGTTTGATTGCGTCGCCCCTTGGGTGATGACCACATCCGCTTTTTTCTCCAGTGCATCTGCCAGAAGGAATTCCAGCTTGCGGGTTTTATTCCCGCCACTTGCAAGGCCGGTCGCGTCATCACGTTTAATCCATATTTTTGGTCCACCTAATAATTTACTTAAATTATTTAGCGGCTCCAGCGGCGTGGGAAAATGGCCAAGAGATACTCTTGGAAAACGAGCCAGATGCATAAGTGCTCCTTGCTATTAAGGATTTCAAAAAGTGAAATTCACTATACACATCTGCCGAAGAGGGCTAATCAAAAAGAATAAATAACGATTACTGAAAAATGAATAAGGCAGAAAAAAGGAGTGATGACGGGAGTGTATATACTCTTGTGGAATGTCTTACGACAAAAAAGAATAACCCCTTCGCCTGGAAGGGGTTATCGGAAAAAAATTACTGCGCGGTTTTCTTTTTAGCGGCACGCTTTGCTTTTGTCGCCGCCGCTATTTTTTGCGTTTTCTCAGAAGGCTTTTTCGCTTTTCTGGCCTCTTTCTTCGCCGCCTTTGGCTTTTGTTTCTTCTCGCCACGGAAAGCGCTATCAGGCTCGAAATTGGCTTTCTTACCAACCTGACGACGACGCCCGGTTTTT comes from the Citrobacter amalonaticus genome and includes:
- a CDS encoding D-cysteine desulfhydrase, producing the protein MHLARFPRVSLGHFPTPLEPLNNLSKLLGGPKIWIKRDDATGLASGGNKTRKLEFLLADALEKKADVVITQGATQSNHVRQTIAGAARLGLKAKALLEKRVTDFGEDYQRSGNVLLDNLLGGEIVAHLPGGTDMQQAMEEYAATLREQGYNPYVIPGGGSNPTGALGYVACVEELLYQSSERRLRIDHVVHATGSTGTQAGLVAGFTATHSHIPVLGISVRAPKAKQEENVWTLASRTLERLGVPGELSRHAVVANSDYVGDGYGLPTEGTLEALTLLARHEGILLDPVYSAKGMAGLIDLIRKGHFRRDENIVFIHTGGSAGLFGYRQVLEHG
- a CDS encoding glycine betaine ABC transporter substrate-binding protein, which encodes MKRSLLLLMAVGSLWANMSVADTPTEVRVAYSGGSQVLMLAKADGSLDKALNTKVKWVQFASGADALNYFASNAIDIANFGSSPATAGIVRKLPVEIIGVSGVIASYERLIGKDGIVNIKDIEGKRVGYPPNSTAQYALEAAISVNKLDRSKITLLPLRPAEMVAAWKRGDIDAGYVWAPFAQELEASGGHQVFATKDLQKDGYLIYNNYVVRKAFAEQYPEAVTAFLRVHQQKVDEFKNDPERAAGIVAKEVGAPVTTAANTLGGLEYPTLAQQGTADWLGNGTQTTDSGIGKALSKTSHFLAGIGEIRKRDIPANWDTAIDSRYIREAAAQ
- a CDS encoding ABC transporter ATP-binding protein; translated protein: MSAITLENVSLSFAAKPQPFTVLEDINLSLNRGEFVVLLGPSGCGKSTILNLVAGFNQPDRGRVVAGGKTVKQPGPDRGMIFQQPNLFPWLSVLENVTFGPRLGKHRKDETNAQAQLWLERVGLKGFEHHAPWQLSGGMKQRVALARAWLPGPEVLLLDEPFGALDAQTRLMMQELLREAWLSTGTTLLFVTHDVEEALFLADRILIMSAKPGKIVDEISLPFGRERDIETLAEHPLYSEIKHHVLHRVRQEARRHLR
- a CDS encoding ABC transporter permease: MRLSQHIAISVLSVVVFFIVWQLAATRQWVDPLLLPSLTDIGLTTEELMADGYRQVPLWEHIVISLARALSAFAVAIAIGIPLGLLMGLSDGLAAVLNPFVQFLRPLPKIALIPLAVVWLGIGEASKFFLIFIATFLSVVVGASAAVDRIGRSRIRVAQTLGASRKQIFMRVVLPDALPDLFTTVRLSIGIGWTSLIAAEMVAASSGLGWMVINASSYLRTDIVMLGILLLGGIGYLLDLLLLGLQRLTVPWAGKE
- a CDS encoding aspartate/glutamate racemase family protein; the protein is MAKPFLLGVLGGMGPLATLDFQRRLLDATPAQSDQQQIPMVVWNVPQIADRQQALAGTGPSPLPQLLHGIRTLNQAGASHIAIPCNTAHHWYNALSEVSHAPILHIVDATLDALTQSDDKPSRVGIIATKGTLDAGWYQQRLAAQGIEVLEPTAEELTQWFVPGCYAVKRGALVEGGELLARQANALFERGAQKLVLACTEVPVALEAINTPFHHLTYDPAQALAERCSQLWQMN